Proteins encoded together in one Anopheles darlingi chromosome 3, idAnoDarlMG_H_01, whole genome shotgun sequence window:
- the LOC125955529 gene encoding insulin-like growth factor-binding protein complex acid labile subunit produces the protein MPRIRVHLNPDYYIQVNFLKSTIPVVPKTIFVDDDNIQALNITNCAVETLLPKTFEKASSLEFLWLDDNKIKVLKEFAFKGASQLKVISLVNNRIRVVSEEAFRYLPKLENLDLSKNQIKSLPADMIENKFKLTLINLADNLLTSNNRFESIESDAFHILTALNVLDLSKNNLKELPKDVFTFLAELYHLTLDNNTISHLSPAILANLPVLKHFSIKHNRLQTLDDNLFRNNTALEVLVLQGNDLQHLNPATFEPLGRLMYLQLDENMLQTLDAHVFSNLGELTDLYLSGNRIEHLKAGTLKGVPKLTMLHINSNSVKRIDAHFLDDVPALQTFSVNDNFLTTIPQELFDRTLNLTEISLIKNAIHKLQPELSLKQNLLTEIPKAITNLTKLERLWLHENRIRVLDAGRFGGLEQLQFLNLDDNSIVQADDGCFRGLKMLTELFYRNTDVTPRDVLYELPSLQKLNLGLKQKPPSNYARNIAELLLNRSDVQIPTNLLSLEVLELSSFGITTINQRFFEGMSQLKSIKLFDNPLEKIDVQTFSNMKNLEELTIATYSGELKNIFDSNKKLETFDVANANFSSLPVEFFRYNKALHTIGIRYNRNFSHLSSRWFEHTDNLDILELQYNNISSVEPEFFEVVDQLSELHLIGNPLRTLHEDVFYHVPLLRFLDLDETLLFTNMDIAFRFPNLQELNLTLTRITELDLARVAVLLPRLQVLNASDCVIESLGPINNVNHKRLYSLDISNNTLSVDELRKRKCSLADALIIVQVIVISD, from the exons ATGCCCCGTATCAGAGTGCATCTTAATCCGGATTACTACATACAAGTTAACTTCTTGAAATCGACCATTCCTGTGGTGCCTAAAACGATTTTTGTCGACGACGATAACATACAAGCGCTCAACATAACCAACTGCGCTGTGGAGACTCTCTTGCCGAAGACATTCGAAAAAGCAAGCTCATTAGAGTTTCTCTGGCTAGATGATAACAAAATTAAAGTTCTGAAGGAATTTGCTTTCAAAGGTGCTTCACAACTGAAAGTGATCTCACTGGTCAACAATCGCATCAGAGTGGTTTCAGAGGAGGCATTCAGATATCTGCCCAAGTTAGAAAATCTGGACTTATCCAAAAATCAGATAAAATCGCTCCCAGCAGATATGatagaaaacaaattcaaacTGACATTGATAAATTTAGCCGACAATCTTCTCACATC CAACAATCGGTTCGAATCGATTGAATCTGATGCATTCCATATTTTGACCGCGCTGAATGTCCTCGATCTATCGAAGAATAACCTTAAAGAGCTACCAAAAGATGTCTTTACATTTCTTGCTGAATTGTAT CACTTGACTCTGGATAACAACACGATATCGCACCTTTCTCCAGCGATACTAGCTAACCTGCCCGTTTTGAAGCATTTCTCCATCAAACACAATCGTCTTCAAACGCTTGATGATAACCTGTTTCGCAACAACACTGCTCTCGAAGTACTCGTGCTACAAGGAAACGATCTGCAGCATCTCAATCCGGCAACATTCGAGCCACTAGGACGATTGATGTATCTGCAGTTGGATGAAAATATGTTACAAACGCTGGATGCACACGTGTTTTCCAATCTCGGCGAACTAACCGATTTATATCTGAGCGGAAACAGAATCGAACATCTTAAAGCAGGAACGCTAAAAGGAGTACCAAAGCTGACGATGTTACACATAAATAGCAATTCTGTCAAGAGAATTGATGCTCACTTCTTGGATGATGTGCCAGCGTTGCAGACGTTTAGTGTGAACGATAACTTCCTCACTACGATCCCCCAAGAACTTTTTGACCGAACATTGAACTTGACGGAGATATCCTTGATAAAAAATGCAATACACAAGCTACAGCCGG AACTTTCTCTGAAGCAAAATCTCTTAACTGAGATACCGAAGGCAATCACCAATCTGACTAAACTAGAGAGGTTATGGCTTCATGAAAATCGCATCCGAGTGCTGGACGCAGGACGATTTGGTGGTCTCGAGCAACTGCAATTTCTGAATCTGGATGACAATAGTATCGTTCAAGCCGACGACGGCTGCTTCCGTGGTCTTAAGATGTTGACAGAACTTTTCTACAGAAATACTGATGTTACCCCACGGGATGTACTGTACGAGCTTCCGAGTCTTCAGAAACTGAACTTGGGACTCAAACAAAAGCCGCCGTCAAATTATGCACGAAACATTGCTGAACTTCTTCTAAATCGATCGGACGTTCAGATCCCAACAAATCTACTTTCGCTGGAAGTGCTGGAGCTTTCTTCCTTCGGTATTACAACCATCAACCAACGATTCTTCGAAGGAATGTCACAGCTTAAGTCTATCAAATTGTTTGACAATCCTTTGGAGAAAATCGATGTTCAGACCTTCTCCAACATGAAAAATCTAGAGGAATTGACAATAGCTACATACAGCGGCGAGCTAAAGAATATTTTTGACAGTAACAAGAAGCTGGAAACATTTGATGTAGCAAACGCTAATTTTAGCTCTCTTCCGGTCGAGTTTTTCCGCTACAACAAGGCGTTGCATACAATAGGGATCCGATACAACCGTAACTTCTCGCACCTTAGTTCGCGCTGGTTTGAGCATACGGATAATTTGGATATTTTGGAGCTGCAATACAACAATATCTCAAGTGTGGAACCGGAATTTTTTGAAGTTGTAGATCAGCTGAGCGAATTACACCTCATTGGCAATCCACTGCGCACATTGCATGAGGATGTTTTCTATCACGTTCCATTGCTTCGATTCTTGGATCTAGATGAGACTCTTCT CTTCACCAATATGGATATTGCATTCCGATTCCCCAACCTCCAGGAACTGAATCTAACGCTTACTAGGATCACCGAGTTAGATCTGGCGCGCGTGGCCGTTCTGCTACCACGTTTGCAAGTGCTGAACGCTTCCGATTGTGTCATTGAATCGCTTGGCCCCATCAATAACGTTAACCATAAACGGCTTTACTCATTGGACATTTCCAACAACACGCTATCGGTCGACGAGCTACGAAAG AGGAAGTGTTCCCTGGCTGACGCGCTAATTATCGTGCAAGTTATCGTCATCTCCGACTGA
- the LOC125955530 gene encoding protein artichoke-like: protein MPHVTVHLNPDYYIQVNFLDSTIPVVPKSIFVDDDNIQALNITNCAVETLLPKTFEKASSLEFLWLDDNKIKVLKEYTFQGASKLKVISLSNNRIRTVSQAAFRYLPNLENLDLSKNQIKSLIAILANLPVLKRFSIEFNNLQTLDDNLFRNNTALEMLWLQGNDLQHLNPATFEPLGRLMYLDLSKNMLQTLDAHVFSNLGEITELYLSGNRIEHLKAGTLKGVPKLTILYIDSNSVKSIDAHFLDDVPALQTFSVNDNFLTTIPQELFDRTLNLTEISLIKNAIHKLQPGAFDRELDLTLTRITELDLARVAVLLPRLQVLDASDCVIESLGPINNVNHNRLYSLDISNNTLSVDELRKVQNMPLLESLTIGGNTMRNFEIVSLMERLPQLNDLELDGDDWNSLNITDIMLNDTQ from the exons ATGCCTCACGTCACAGTGCATCTTAATCCGGATTACTACATACAAGTTAACTTCCTGGACTCGACCATTCCTGTGGTAccaaaatcgatttttgtcGACGACGATAACATACAAGCGCTCAACATAACCAACTGCGCTGTGGAGACTCTCTTGCCCAAGACATTCGAAAAAGCAAGCTCTTTAGAGTTTCTCTGGCTAGATGATAACAAAATTAAAGTTCTGAAGGAATACACTTTCCAAGGTGCTTCTAAACTGAAAGTGATATCACTGTCCAACAATCGCATCAGAACGGTCTCACAGGCCGCCTTCAGATATCTTCCCAACCTGGAAAATCTGGACTTATCCAAAAATCAGATAAAATCACTGATTG CTATACTGGCTAATCTGCCCGTTTTGAAGCGGTTCTCTATCGAATTCAATAATCTTCAAACGCTTGATGATAACCTGTTTCGCAACAACACTGCTCTCGAAATGCTCTGGCTGCAAGGAAACGATCTGCAGCATCTCAATCCGGCAACCTTCGAGCCACTAGGACGTTTGATGTATCTGGACTTGAGCAAGAATATGTTACAAACGCTGGATGCACACGTGTTTTCCAATCTCGGCGAAATAACCGAGTTATATCTGAGCGGAAACAGAATCGAACACCTTAAAGCAGGAACGCTAAAAGGAGTACCAAAGCTGACGATCTTATACATAGATAGCAATTCTGTGAAGAGCATTGATGCTCACTTCTTGGATGATGTGCCAGCGTTGCAGACGTTTAGTGTGAACGATAACTTCCTCACTACGATCCCCCAAGAGCTTTTTGACCGAACATTGAACTTGACGGAGATATCCTTGATAAAAAATGCAATACACAAGCTACAGCCGGGAGCATTCGACAGG GAACTGGACCTCACCCTTACCAGGATCACCGAGTTAGATCTGGCGCGCGTGGCTGTTCTGCTACCACGTTTGCAAGTGCTGGACGCTTCCGATTGTGTCATTGAATCGCTTGGCCCCATCAATAACGTTAACCATAACCGGCTTTACTCATTGGACATTTCCAACAACACGCTATCGGTCGACGAGCTACGAAAGGTGCAGAACATGCCCCTATTGGAGAGTTTAACAATCGGAGGGAATACAATGCGCAACTTTGAGATTGTCTCACTTATGGAGCGTTTACCACAACTTAATGACCTTGAACTCGATGGTGATGACTGGAATT CTTTAAATATAACAGACATTATGCTGAACGACACACAGTAG